The region TGGACCGCTTCCTGCGGGCTCGTCTTCCCGGCGTTCCGTCCCGCAGCGTCCGCTTTGCGATCGAGGCGGGCGAGGTGAGGGTGGATGGAGAAAAGGGGCGGAAAGGGAGTCCCCTTTTCGCGGGGGAGGAGGTGATC is a window of Candidatus Deferrimicrobiaceae bacterium DNA encoding:
- a CDS encoding S4 domain-containing protein; protein product: MREGIALTVEESESGTRLDRFLRARLPGVPSRSVRFAIEAGEVRVDGEKGRKGSPLFAGEEVI